In Synechocystis sp. PCC 6714, the following are encoded in one genomic region:
- a CDS encoding NAD(P)/FAD-dependent oxidoreductase: protein MRELLYCEVPTPATAEVIAWLQGPWSPLVGQKFPTHQGLRLKGSSGQSSELSIFVWSLQRTTYLKCVRWGNTSFPQEKAIAKQLRRALEQKFSPIYPAPPAIDLTRENIFQALQDRYPETVNFFQKFPQGEYDLKRAYWWEQRWRENVANPQTPPQVVSQTSSPVAVAPETPEFDLIYLGGALGSIHAAVMARLGYRVLLIERLPFGRMNREWNISRDEFQRLIDLNLFTTEEFESVIAREYRDGFNKFFDAYNPPHLKANVLHTPTVLNVALDSNKFLAICGEKFREAGGIVWDQTEFINATIDPQKVVVSCLNLENNQTKTAQGRLLVDAMGTASPIAWQLNGGKTFNSVCPTVGAVVEGLDPMVWDKNYGDVLNSHGDISRGRQLIWELFPGAGDEMTIYLFHYHQVNRKNPGSLLEMYEDFFSILPEYRRCNLEKLTWKKATFGYIPGHFSTSAQDRTIALDRLLAIGDAASLQSPLVFTGFGSLVRNLAKLTDLLHTALQYDLLQAKELNQIRAYQSNIAVTWMFSKGMMVPTGKQLPPQQVNAMLNTFFGLLADSPPTVAETFIKDRTTWLLFSRLALKAASKNPQLLFWIWQMAGTADLVKWLLVYFDFSRQSFLNAIFRFWYPQWLLNSRSWLESLSPKLWFSLLCFGYQIQPKLAQQAK from the coding sequence ATGCGTGAACTGCTTTACTGTGAAGTCCCCACCCCGGCCACTGCTGAGGTTATTGCTTGGCTACAGGGGCCATGGTCTCCCTTAGTGGGTCAAAAATTCCCTACCCACCAGGGTTTGCGGTTAAAAGGCTCCTCCGGTCAAAGCAGCGAGTTATCAATTTTTGTTTGGTCTTTACAGAGGACTACTTATCTTAAATGTGTCCGTTGGGGTAACACCAGCTTTCCCCAGGAAAAGGCGATCGCCAAACAATTACGCCGGGCATTAGAACAAAAGTTTTCACCTATCTATCCGGCCCCACCGGCGATCGATTTGACTAGGGAGAATATTTTCCAAGCATTGCAGGATCGATATCCTGAAACAGTCAACTTTTTCCAAAAATTTCCCCAGGGGGAATATGACCTCAAACGGGCGTACTGGTGGGAACAGCGCTGGCGAGAAAATGTGGCCAATCCCCAAACTCCCCCCCAGGTAGTTAGCCAAACGTCTAGCCCGGTGGCGGTGGCTCCAGAAACCCCTGAGTTTGACCTGATTTATCTCGGTGGGGCCTTGGGGTCAATCCATGCGGCGGTGATGGCTCGGTTGGGTTATCGGGTGCTCCTAATTGAACGCCTACCGTTTGGGCGAATGAATCGGGAATGGAATATTTCCCGGGATGAATTTCAGCGATTAATTGATTTGAATTTATTTACTACCGAAGAATTTGAAAGCGTGATTGCCCGGGAGTATCGAGATGGGTTCAATAAATTTTTTGATGCCTATAATCCCCCCCATCTCAAAGCTAATGTGCTCCATACTCCCACAGTATTAAACGTCGCCCTTGACTCTAATAAATTTTTGGCCATCTGTGGTGAAAAATTTCGAGAAGCAGGGGGCATTGTTTGGGATCAAACTGAATTTATCAATGCCACCATTGACCCTCAAAAAGTAGTGGTTAGCTGTCTCAATTTAGAAAATAATCAGACAAAAACAGCCCAAGGAAGATTATTAGTAGATGCCATGGGCACCGCTTCTCCCATTGCTTGGCAGTTGAATGGCGGCAAAACATTTAACAGTGTTTGTCCCACCGTAGGGGCGGTGGTGGAAGGACTAGATCCGATGGTTTGGGATAAAAATTATGGCGACGTGCTCAATTCCCATGGGGATATTTCCCGGGGCCGCCAATTAATTTGGGAATTGTTTCCTGGTGCAGGGGATGAAATGACTATTTATCTCTTCCATTACCATCAAGTTAATCGAAAAAATCCCGGTTCTTTGTTGGAAATGTATGAAGACTTTTTCAGCATTTTACCGGAGTATCGCCGTTGTAATCTGGAAAAATTAACTTGGAAAAAAGCCACCTTTGGTTACATTCCCGGCCACTTCAGCACCAGTGCCCAAGACCGCACCATTGCTTTGGATCGATTGTTGGCGATCGGGGATGCAGCCTCTTTGCAATCTCCCTTGGTGTTCACTGGTTTTGGCTCTCTAGTACGCAACTTGGCCAAGTTGACCGATTTACTCCACACAGCTTTGCAATATGATCTGCTCCAAGCTAAGGAATTAAATCAAATTCGAGCCTACCAAAGTAATATTGCTGTGACTTGGATGTTTTCCAAAGGGATGATGGTGCCAACGGGGAAACAATTACCTCCGCAACAGGTTAATGCCATGCTCAACACTTTCTTTGGTTTATTGGCGGACTCTCCTCCGACGGTGGCGGAAACTTTTATCAAAGACCGTACCACTTGGTTGCTCTTTTCCCGTTTAGCTCTCAAGGCTGCCAGCAAAAATCCTCAATTATTGTTTTGGATTTGGCAAATGGCCGGTACCGCTGATTTAGTGAAATGGTTGTTAGTTTATTTTGATTTTTCCCGTCAATCTTTCCTCAACGCCATCTTCCGCTTCTGGTATCCCCAATGGTTGCTCAACTCCCGCAGTTGGCTGGAAAGTCTTTCCCCAAAACTGTGGTTTTCTCTGCTATGTTTTGGTTACCAAATTCAACCTAAATTAGCTCAACAAGCTAAATAA
- a CDS encoding ABC transporter ATP-binding protein, which yields MAAPSVKQLLRYLSPHWRAIGAGTFALFLANALGVYIPILMRDSIDDLMPPFQASDVARIVVLIVVLASLMWFIRMASRILIFGVGRQVEYELKQKIFDHLLKLEPLYFTENTIGDLINRATSDVENIRRLVGFAVLSLINTIFAYALTIPAMFALHIPLTLLAVSVYPLMLMSVNLFSGKLRDYQLEVQEELSALSELVQEDMSGISLIKIYSQEDNEREAFQARNQGLLRANLKLARIRNFLFPLIEGLAYVSLLILLAFGTGLIQDGSITIGDFIALIILVERLVFPTALLGFTITAYQRGEVSIQRVEAIFQTTPKILTIPQPLPFSPDRATGKITAHGLSYSYPGSDLPALEQVDFTVYPGEMVAIVGPIGSGKSTLVNALPRLLDIAPGQLFIDDYDITQIALSDLRSAIAFVPQDSFLFSATIAENIAYSDPSQNDTAIEQAAQQAHLDQEIANFPQHYQTLVGERGITLSGGQRQRAALARALILDAPLLVLDDALSSVDNQTATRILHYLARRNNTVIFVSHQLSAAAQADRIFVMDHGRIVQTGTHEELLQQSGLYQSLWQQHELEKVLT from the coding sequence ATGGCCGCCCCCAGCGTAAAACAATTACTTCGTTACTTGAGTCCCCATTGGCGGGCGATCGGAGCTGGAACTTTTGCTCTATTTTTGGCCAATGCCCTGGGGGTTTATATTCCCATTTTGATGCGGGATAGCATTGACGATTTGATGCCTCCCTTTCAAGCATCGGATGTGGCCCGCATTGTGGTGCTGATTGTTGTTCTCGCCTCCCTAATGTGGTTTATCCGTATGGCCTCCCGCATTCTTATTTTTGGGGTAGGTCGCCAGGTGGAATATGAGCTCAAACAGAAAATTTTTGACCATCTGCTCAAGCTAGAACCTCTTTACTTTACCGAGAATACCATTGGAGATTTGATCAACCGGGCCACCAGTGATGTGGAGAATATTCGCCGTTTAGTAGGTTTTGCGGTGTTGAGTTTGATCAACACTATTTTTGCCTATGCTCTAACCATCCCGGCCATGTTTGCCCTCCATATTCCCCTTACCCTACTGGCGGTTTCCGTTTATCCGTTGATGCTGATGAGTGTCAATTTGTTCAGCGGCAAGTTACGGGATTACCAACTGGAGGTGCAGGAAGAGTTATCGGCTTTGAGCGAGCTGGTGCAGGAGGACATGAGCGGCATCAGTTTAATCAAAATTTATTCCCAGGAAGATAATGAACGAGAAGCTTTCCAAGCCCGGAACCAGGGATTACTCCGGGCCAACCTCAAACTAGCCCGCATTAGAAATTTTCTCTTTCCTTTAATTGAGGGTTTAGCCTACGTAAGTTTGCTCATTTTGCTGGCCTTTGGTACCGGTTTAATTCAAGACGGCAGTATAACCATTGGCGATTTCATTGCCTTAATTATTTTGGTGGAGCGGTTAGTTTTCCCCACTGCTCTGCTGGGTTTTACTATCACTGCCTATCAACGGGGGGAAGTGAGTATCCAGCGGGTGGAAGCTATTTTTCAAACTACTCCGAAAATTTTGACCATTCCCCAGCCCCTACCTTTCAGTCCTGATAGGGCCACGGGAAAAATTACGGCCCATGGTCTAAGCTATTCCTATCCCGGTAGTGATCTGCCAGCGCTGGAGCAAGTGGATTTCACTGTTTATCCTGGGGAAATGGTGGCCATTGTGGGGCCCATTGGTTCCGGTAAGTCTACCCTGGTTAATGCTCTACCCCGTTTGCTGGACATTGCCCCCGGCCAACTTTTCATTGACGATTACGACATTACCCAAATTGCCCTCAGCGACTTGCGTTCGGCGATCGCCTTTGTGCCCCAGGATAGTTTTTTGTTCAGTGCCACCATTGCCGAAAACATTGCCTATAGTGATCCGAGTCAAAACGACACGGCGATTGAGCAAGCGGCCCAACAGGCCCATTTAGACCAGGAAATTGCTAATTTTCCCCAACATTACCAAACCCTAGTGGGGGAAAGGGGCATCACCCTGTCCGGTGGTCAAAGGCAAAGAGCTGCCCTAGCCAGAGCTTTAATTCTCGATGCGCCTCTACTGGTGCTGGACGATGCCCTTTCTAGCGTGGATAACCAAACCGCCACCCGCATTCTGCATTACCTGGCCCGCAGAAATAACACAGTCATCTTTGTTTCCCATCAACTTTCCGCCGCCGCCCAGGCTGACCGCATTTTTGTCATGGATCACGGACGGATTGTTCAAACTGGTACCCATGAAGAATTGCTTCAACAATCAGGGTTGTATCAATCCCTGTGGCAACAGCATGAACTGGAAAAGGTCTTAACCTGA